A single window of Gossypium arboreum isolate Shixiya-1 chromosome 13, ASM2569848v2, whole genome shotgun sequence DNA harbors:
- the LOC108464008 gene encoding uncharacterized protein LOC108464008, which yields MAMQTGVGLSKILILAGAGYTGTVLLKNGKLSDILGELQSLVKGLEKSGEQADDSDALLAQVRRLSTEIRQLASARQITVLNGDSGGKLTSLVVPAATLGALGYGYMWWKGISFSDLFWVTKRNMAMAVENLTKHLDSVSDALSAAKKHLTQRIQNLDDKMETQKEISKSIQTSVEEAHMNLSNIEYDLDALQRMISGLDGKIGSLEYKQDLANAGVWYLCNMVGGKKANMPEALQEQLKLSGKSRALLASGTPALKGLKDVADISSGNMNDSGRDGFVKDGFDNLDEEPRSLQRSVSARC from the exons ATGGCTATGCAAACCGGAGTAGGTTTGTCGAAGATCTTGATCTTAGCCGGCGCCG GTTATACGGGTACTGTCCTCCTGAAAAACGGTAAATTATCGGACATATTAGGCGAATTGCAG TCGCTGGTGAAGGGACTCGAAAAATCGGGGGAGCAAGCTGATGATTCAGATGCACTTCTAGCTCAG GTGCGTCGTTTGTCAACGGAGATCAGGCAACTGGCATCAGCACGGCAGATAACTGTTCTGAATGGGGATTCTGGCG GTAAGTTAACCTCTCTTGTAGTACCAGCCGCAACATTGGGGGCATTGGGTTATGGTTACATGTGGTGGAAG GGTATTTCGTTCTCTGATCTTTTCTGGGTCACAAAACGCAATATGGCGATGGCTGTGGAGAACTTAACAAAACATCTGGATTCTGTCTCAGATGCTCTCTCT GCTGCGAAGAAGCATTTGACTCAACGCATTCAGAACCTGGATGATAAAATGGAAACACAGAAGGAAATCTCGAAGAGCATTCAAACAAGT GTAGAAGAGGCTCATATGAATCTGTCTAACATTGAATATGATTTGGATGCACTGCAGAGAATGATATCTGGTTTG GATGGCAAAATTGGTTCATTGGAATATAAGCAG GATCTTGCTAATGCTGGTGTGTGGTACCTTTGTAATATGGTTGGTGGAAAGAAAGCAAACATGCCTGAAGCTCTGCAG GAGCAACTTAAACTTTCTGGGAAATCTCGTGCTTTACTTGCATCAGGAACTCCAGCTCTGAAG GGTCTGAAAGATGTTGCAGATATTTCATCTGGAAATATGAATGATTCAGGAAGAGATGGTTTTGTGAAAGATGGCTTTGATAATTTGGATGAAGAGCCAAGAAGCCTGCAAAG GAGCGTTTCAGCTAGGTGTTGA